Proteins found in one Solitalea lacus genomic segment:
- a CDS encoding zinc-dependent metalloprotease encodes MHYCKKNLKFAGILLLAGAIALPALAQQKGMPQRTGAPMGAMPQQGPQGNPMTKPGIRPYSEVITSKAITDKGLFNVHKVEDRYFYEIPDSLMNRDFLLVTRTVKTANGVGYGGEIMDSKVLRFEKFEKKKVFIREISYDVVVDKNSDMFQSVQNSNVQPIIGSLDIKSLAKDSAGVVIDVTDLFAKDNTTFSFPESDRKKYRIAGADESRSYISSIKSYPINVEVKNVFTYRISGANPMDAGGIATVEINNSMLLLPKVPMMPRFFDSRVGYFAQSQADFSAEEQQVARTNYIRRWRLEPKDMEAYKRGELVEPKKQIVYYLDPATPAKWRPYLIAGVNDWNKAFEQAGFKNAIVCKEAPTPEQDPEFSTEDARYSVIRYFASDIPNAYGPHVADPRSGEIIESHIGWYHNVMKLVRNWFFIQTSAVNPDARTMNFKDEVMGQLIRFVSSHEVGHTLGLRHNFGSSFAYSVDSLRSATFTQKMGTAPSIMDYARFNYVAQPEDKGVNLYPAIGVYDRYAIDWGYRVIPGVKSAKEEESTLNKMIVKHSGDPLYFFGTESNPADPRSQNEDLGNDAVKASMYGIKNLKRVLPNLTKWTYEEGKDYGDLKEMYGELTTQWGRYMGHVIKNIGGVYETPKSYDQKGDVYMPVSKDVQKKAVAFLNEQAMATPTWLIDQSILRKFDQSNVVDRVRAAQVNVLNGMLNGDKIGRLIEFETTNPGTTYTVSELLKDVRAGVWAELATGKNIDTYRRNLQRAYVERLAQLLTPVNQENIPQQMRRPDQTLSDLRPLVKMELKTLQSQIVAAMPKYASVNKAHLEDLSQRIKDILNPKS; translated from the coding sequence ATGCACTATTGTAAAAAGAACTTAAAGTTTGCGGGCATTCTATTGCTCGCAGGGGCTATTGCTTTGCCGGCATTAGCACAACAAAAAGGTATGCCTCAGCGTACTGGAGCGCCAATGGGAGCTATGCCTCAACAAGGTCCTCAAGGCAACCCAATGACAAAACCGGGTATTAGACCTTACTCTGAGGTTATCACTTCTAAGGCAATTACCGATAAGGGCTTATTTAACGTTCACAAAGTAGAGGATCGTTATTTCTATGAGATTCCTGATTCATTGATGAATCGTGACTTTTTGCTGGTAACACGTACCGTTAAAACTGCTAACGGTGTTGGTTATGGGGGCGAAATCATGGATTCGAAAGTATTACGTTTCGAGAAGTTTGAGAAGAAAAAAGTATTTATTCGTGAGATTTCTTACGATGTAGTAGTTGATAAGAACTCTGATATGTTCCAGTCAGTTCAAAACTCAAACGTTCAGCCAATTATTGGCAGTTTGGATATTAAATCCCTTGCAAAAGACTCCGCAGGTGTGGTAATTGATGTTACGGACCTGTTTGCAAAAGATAATACTACATTTTCGTTTCCCGAATCTGACCGTAAAAAATATCGTATCGCCGGAGCAGATGAAAGCCGCTCATATATCAGTAGTATAAAAAGTTACCCAATTAATGTTGAGGTAAAGAATGTATTTACTTATCGTATTTCTGGGGCAAACCCAATGGATGCTGGAGGTATAGCAACTGTTGAAATTAACAATTCGATGTTGTTGTTGCCTAAAGTACCAATGATGCCTCGTTTTTTTGATAGTCGTGTTGGGTATTTTGCTCAAAGTCAGGCTGACTTTAGTGCAGAAGAGCAACAAGTGGCTAGAACAAACTACATCCGTCGTTGGAGATTAGAGCCTAAAGATATGGAAGCATACAAACGCGGTGAGTTGGTGGAGCCTAAGAAACAAATTGTTTATTATTTAGATCCTGCTACTCCTGCTAAATGGCGCCCGTACTTAATTGCCGGTGTAAACGACTGGAATAAAGCATTTGAACAAGCTGGTTTTAAAAATGCCATTGTTTGTAAAGAAGCTCCAACTCCTGAGCAAGATCCAGAGTTCAGTACTGAAGATGCTCGTTATTCTGTAATCCGTTATTTTGCTTCAGACATTCCTAATGCTTATGGCCCGCATGTGGCAGACCCTCGTTCAGGTGAAATCATTGAAAGCCATATTGGTTGGTATCATAACGTAATGAAACTGGTTCGTAACTGGTTCTTTATTCAAACTTCGGCTGTAAACCCTGATGCTCGCACAATGAACTTCAAGGATGAGGTAATGGGTCAGTTGATTCGTTTCGTTTCATCTCATGAGGTTGGACATACTTTAGGTTTACGCCATAATTTTGGTTCAAGTTTCGCTTATTCAGTTGATTCATTACGTTCAGCAACATTCACCCAAAAGATGGGTACTGCTCCATCAATTATGGATTACGCACGTTTTAATTATGTTGCACAACCTGAAGACAAAGGAGTGAATTTGTATCCTGCCATTGGTGTGTATGACCGTTATGCTATTGACTGGGGATATCGTGTAATTCCTGGTGTTAAATCAGCCAAAGAAGAAGAATCTACCCTGAATAAAATGATTGTTAAGCATTCAGGCGATCCATTGTATTTCTTTGGTACTGAATCGAATCCTGCTGATCCTCGTTCACAAAACGAAGATTTAGGTAACGATGCGGTAAAAGCCAGTATGTACGGTATTAAAAATCTTAAGCGTGTGTTGCCTAACTTAACAAAGTGGACATATGAAGAAGGCAAAGATTATGGGGATTTAAAAGAAATGTACGGAGAGTTAACCACCCAATGGGGACGTTACATGGGTCACGTTATTAAAAATATTGGTGGTGTATATGAAACTCCTAAATCATACGATCAAAAGGGAGATGTATATATGCCGGTTTCTAAAGATGTTCAAAAGAAAGCTGTGGCATTCTTAAATGAACAGGCAATGGCTACTCCTACTTGGTTAATTGATCAGTCAATTTTGCGTAAGTTCGATCAGTCGAATGTGGTTGACCGCGTTAGGGCTGCCCAGGTAAATGTGCTGAACGGTATGTTAAACGGAGATAAAATTGGACGTTTAATTGAATTCGAAACCACTAACCCTGGAACTACTTATACCGTTAGTGAGTTGCTTAAAGATGTTAGAGCAGGAGTATGGGCTGAATTAGCGACAGGTAAAAACATCGATACGTATCGCAGAAACTTACAACGTGCATATGTAGAGCGTTTGGCTCAGTTGTTAACTCCTGTAAATCAGGAAAATATTCCACAGCAAATGCGTCGACCAGATCAAACTTTATCTGATTTGCGTCCGTTAGTAAAAATGGAGTTGAAAACTTTACAAAGTCAAATTGTTGCAGCAATGCCTAAATATGCTTCTGTAAATAAAGCTCACCTTGAAGATTTATCGCAACGTATAAAAGATATTTTAAATCCGAAATCTTAA
- a CDS encoding TonB-dependent receptor yields the protein MKAKFLIFFIAFIFSAVSLSANVIPVANLTGRVTDKQNGQPIIGAFVGVSSLRVGTVTNNNGDYLLTNVPRVKLLIDVSCVGYKTLTQTVDLASTAKVDFELEMSVIEADEVVVTGSPIMGKNSKNSTPIETVTRQQLVQSGASNIVDALSNVPGISQVTTGSAISKPVIRGLSYNRVVTLNNDVKQEGQQWGDEHGIEIDQYGAAKVEVLRGPASLFYGSDALGGVINIIDPVVANPGAVKGQFTTNYSTNNGLTATNIQFDGNANGFVYRINGTYKNAMSYKSPVERVYNSAFREDDIAAMVGLSKNWGFAHLSYSRFNSKLGLTEGERDANGQFVDMEGNTVSATDLKSRSLFLPFQHITHQKVALNSNVSVGSGFLKTTLGFQNNQRRELEESIVDPSAYFYLNTYSLDSKYYFEAINGWAPVIGISGIIQNNSNRGEEALIPAYDMYSGGIFTYVKKEWEKTSIDAGMRFDTRKINGKEEFDFSAFSNSFSNISASVGATHQLSEKINLKGHIGRGFRAPNIAELSANGVHEGAFRYEIGNPELKQETSLQFDASMDWVSKYLTIELNGYYNFINDYIYYQNTNNEEIVVDGELFPVYRYVQGNSAIRGLEFSFDVHPVDQLHFENSFAYTRGTNNEAKTDLPFIPQAKLINTIRYDFEGKKEAALTDLYASLGVETSFKQDKVDPFETVSNGYTLLNLSIGATIHSKAGKPVVSLFVSGKNLTDKNYIDHLSRFKGIGVSNIGRNITFGITVPFAN from the coding sequence ATGAAAGCAAAGTTCTTAATTTTTTTTATAGCATTTATTTTTTCGGCTGTTAGTCTTTCAGCGAATGTGATTCCTGTGGCTAACTTAACCGGAAGAGTTACAGACAAACAAAATGGGCAGCCTATAATAGGTGCCTTCGTGGGCGTTTCAAGTTTGCGTGTAGGTACAGTTACAAATAATAACGGGGATTATCTGCTGACTAATGTGCCTAGAGTCAAACTCCTAATTGACGTAAGTTGTGTTGGCTACAAAACCCTTACTCAGACAGTTGATTTGGCAAGTACAGCAAAAGTGGATTTTGAGCTCGAAATGTCTGTGATAGAAGCTGATGAGGTTGTTGTTACGGGGTCTCCGATAATGGGCAAAAATTCAAAAAACAGTACCCCGATTGAAACAGTGACCCGTCAGCAATTGGTGCAAAGCGGGGCTTCCAATATTGTTGATGCCTTAAGTAATGTTCCTGGTATTTCTCAGGTAACAACAGGAAGTGCGATTTCCAAACCTGTAATTCGCGGATTGAGTTATAACCGGGTAGTAACATTGAATAATGACGTAAAACAAGAAGGGCAACAATGGGGAGATGAACATGGTATTGAAATTGACCAATATGGTGCTGCCAAGGTAGAAGTATTGCGTGGTCCTGCCAGTTTGTTTTATGGCTCTGATGCCTTGGGAGGGGTTATTAATATAATTGATCCGGTGGTTGCTAATCCAGGAGCTGTAAAAGGTCAATTTACCACCAATTACTCAACTAATAATGGTTTAACTGCAACAAATATCCAATTTGACGGTAATGCCAATGGCTTTGTTTATCGAATTAACGGAACATACAAAAATGCAATGTCATACAAATCTCCTGTAGAGCGCGTGTATAACAGCGCTTTTAGAGAAGATGATATAGCTGCGATGGTCGGACTCAGTAAAAACTGGGGTTTTGCCCACTTAAGCTACTCGCGTTTTAATTCCAAACTTGGTCTAACTGAAGGAGAAAGAGACGCTAATGGACAATTTGTTGATATGGAAGGGAATACAGTTTCGGCAACTGATTTAAAAAGTCGCTCTTTGTTTCTTCCTTTTCAGCATATAACACATCAGAAGGTTGCTTTAAACTCTAATGTTAGTGTTGGGAGCGGGTTTTTAAAAACCACACTAGGTTTTCAAAATAATCAACGCAGGGAGCTGGAAGAATCAATTGTAGATCCTTCTGCTTATTTCTATCTGAATACCTATTCGTTAGACAGTAAATATTACTTCGAGGCAATTAACGGCTGGGCTCCTGTGATTGGAATCTCTGGAATAATTCAGAATAATAGTAATAGGGGTGAAGAAGCGCTGATCCCAGCATATGACATGTATTCCGGAGGGATATTTACCTATGTTAAAAAGGAATGGGAAAAGACTAGCATTGATGCAGGAATGCGTTTCGATACAAGGAAAATTAATGGAAAAGAGGAGTTTGATTTTAGTGCATTTTCAAACAGTTTTTCTAATATCTCAGCTTCAGTTGGAGCAACTCATCAGTTAAGTGAAAAGATTAACCTGAAAGGTCATATTGGTCGTGGGTTTAGAGCTCCAAATATTGCTGAACTTAGTGCCAATGGAGTGCATGAAGGCGCTTTTAGATATGAGATCGGTAATCCCGAATTAAAGCAAGAAACTAGTCTGCAATTTGATGCTTCAATGGATTGGGTGAGCAAGTACCTTACAATTGAGTTGAACGGGTATTATAATTTCATAAACGATTATATCTATTATCAGAATACCAATAACGAGGAAATTGTTGTTGATGGAGAGTTATTTCCGGTTTATCGTTATGTTCAGGGGAATTCAGCAATTAGAGGATTAGAATTCAGTTTTGATGTTCACCCGGTTGATCAACTGCACTTTGAGAACTCTTTTGCCTATACTCGTGGAACTAACAACGAAGCAAAAACAGACCTTCCATTTATTCCGCAAGCTAAATTAATTAATACAATACGATATGATTTTGAAGGGAAAAAAGAGGCAGCATTAACAGATTTGTATGCTAGTTTAGGGGTAGAAACAAGCTTTAAGCAAGATAAAGTAGATCCTTTTGAAACAGTATCAAATGGATATACTTTACTAAACTTATCAATTGGAGCAACTATACACTCAAAAGCAGGTAAACCTGTTGTTTCATTATTTGTGTCGGGCAAAAACCTAACTGACAAGAATTATATAGATCATTTAAGCCGATTCAAAGGAATTGGGGTGTCAAATATTGGTAGAAATATAACATTTGGCATAACTGTTCCTTTTGCCAATTAG
- a CDS encoding anhydro-N-acetylmuramic acid kinase, whose translation MLQQIERLYRISKQSERLIIGLMSGTSLDGLDVALCKIKGSGPQTEVQILQFDTIGFDEDFKEEIRKIFAKPEISFEQLCVLNPWIAIKHAELITKCLKNWNIKSEEVDLIASHGQTVFHMPKRLHQKEKFGNSTLQIGDGDHLAVNTGIITVSDFRQKHIAAGGEGAPLAVYGDYLIFSKKGENRIMLNMGGIANFTYLSADLDPLKVFSTDVGPGNTLIDAFVRKYFPGKDFDEDGKIALSGKLNAELLNSLNDHSFFSEEYPKSTGPELFSIAYVENAIQKSNTDFLKPEDIICTLTQFTIDSIVTSIKECFKSNQILHLYSSGGGIHNPAIMNGLKENLPNCIFYSTEELNILPDAKEAVLFSVLANELVAGEKENLFGNMQREIPKVTMGKISFPMQ comes from the coding sequence ATGCTGCAGCAAATTGAACGGCTATATCGTATTTCAAAACAAAGCGAACGTCTAATCATCGGACTTATGTCGGGCACATCATTAGATGGATTAGACGTTGCTTTATGTAAAATTAAAGGCTCGGGACCTCAAACTGAAGTTCAAATTCTTCAATTTGATACAATTGGTTTTGATGAAGATTTTAAAGAGGAAATAAGAAAAATATTTGCCAAACCAGAGATAAGCTTCGAACAACTATGCGTTCTCAACCCATGGATAGCCATTAAACACGCTGAGCTCATTACCAAATGTTTAAAAAATTGGAACATAAAGTCAGAAGAAGTTGACTTGATTGCCAGCCACGGGCAAACGGTGTTTCACATGCCTAAGCGTTTGCATCAAAAAGAAAAATTTGGCAATTCAACCCTTCAAATCGGCGATGGCGATCATTTGGCTGTAAATACCGGCATTATTACGGTAAGTGATTTCAGACAAAAACATATTGCCGCTGGCGGTGAAGGGGCCCCTCTAGCCGTTTATGGAGATTATCTCATTTTTTCGAAAAAGGGAGAAAATCGAATCATGCTTAACATGGGAGGGATAGCGAATTTCACTTACCTTTCGGCAGATTTGGATCCGTTAAAGGTATTTTCAACCGACGTGGGTCCCGGCAATACCTTAATTGACGCTTTCGTTCGGAAATATTTTCCAGGAAAGGACTTTGACGAAGATGGAAAAATAGCCCTAAGTGGTAAATTAAACGCAGAACTACTAAACAGTTTAAATGATCATTCTTTCTTTTCTGAAGAATATCCTAAATCAACCGGGCCAGAGTTGTTCAGCATTGCTTATGTTGAGAATGCCATTCAGAAAAGTAACACAGATTTTTTAAAACCTGAGGATATTATTTGCACACTCACTCAGTTCACAATTGATTCAATAGTTACCTCAATCAAGGAGTGTTTTAAATCAAATCAAATACTTCATTTATATTCCAGTGGCGGAGGTATTCATAACCCTGCAATTATGAATGGGCTGAAAGAAAACTTACCGAACTGTATTTTTTATTCAACCGAAGAACTAAATATTTTACCGGACGCGAAAGAAGCTGTATTGTTTTCAGTTTTAGCTAACGAGTTAGTAGCAGGAGAGAAGGAAAACCTATTTGGCAATATGCAACGTGAAATCCCCAAGGTAACAATGGGTAAAATTTCGTTTCCAATGCAGTAA
- a CDS encoding aspartyl protease family protein: protein MICYDNISFKLPNFYRKLLLSVFLLFSGLNAFSQYQFQIKENKSQFTMPFEFNRNLIILPVYINDKGPFNFILDSGVSIVLITNPSLKDSLNLQLGRQVTIKGLGEGDDLIAQIVTGMNMSIGKAECPIMAGAILPKDILDLTSYVGMPVFGIIGYDFFSSFVVKINYVNQVITVFNSDEFKPPRKCKPIPLLIENQRAYVFADVIMKDNTSVKTKLIIDTGAGHPVSLEPSTNPAIKVPDSTLSAFLGRGLSGPIDGHIGRIKHLAFSDIEVNNVITSFPNHNDVTAKVLANNRNGNIGNDLLKRFTVIFDYQRSQMFLKPNAYFNLPFEHDMSGLELITSSKDSRRYFVSLVQPGSPADQAGLQKDDEIISINLRPVSEMPVSEVDNLLRSKDNRGLLIQFHRKNTTGSNYVVLTLKRRV from the coding sequence ATGATTTGTTACGATAACATATCATTTAAGCTACCAAACTTCTACAGGAAACTCCTGCTAAGTGTATTTTTATTGTTTTCGGGTTTAAATGCTTTTTCACAATATCAGTTTCAGATTAAAGAAAATAAGAGTCAGTTTACGATGCCATTTGAGTTTAATCGTAATCTTATCATTCTACCAGTTTATATCAATGATAAAGGACCATTTAATTTTATTCTCGATAGTGGGGTAAGTATAGTATTAATCACCAACCCATCTTTAAAAGATTCGTTAAATCTCCAGCTGGGTCGCCAAGTAACCATTAAAGGTTTGGGCGAAGGCGATGACTTAATAGCTCAAATAGTTACCGGAATGAACATGAGCATCGGTAAAGCAGAATGTCCGATCATGGCAGGGGCAATTTTGCCGAAAGATATTCTTGATTTAACTTCATACGTGGGCATGCCAGTATTTGGGATTATTGGCTATGACTTTTTTAGCAGCTTTGTTGTAAAGATAAATTATGTTAATCAGGTGATCACGGTTTTTAATAGTGATGAATTTAAACCACCTCGTAAATGCAAACCCATACCATTATTGATTGAAAATCAGAGAGCCTATGTTTTTGCCGATGTAATTATGAAAGATAATACCTCTGTAAAAACTAAATTGATAATTGATACTGGAGCAGGACATCCTGTTTCACTGGAACCTTCAACTAATCCCGCTATTAAAGTTCCTGACTCCACGCTTAGTGCGTTTTTAGGTCGAGGTTTAAGTGGTCCAATTGATGGGCATATTGGCAGGATTAAACATTTGGCCTTTAGTGATATTGAGGTTAATAATGTAATTACTTCGTTTCCCAATCATAATGATGTTACGGCTAAAGTGTTAGCAAATAACAGAAATGGAAATATCGGAAATGACTTGTTGAAGCGTTTTACGGTTATTTTTGATTATCAACGATCACAAATGTTTCTTAAGCCTAATGCTTATTTTAATCTGCCATTTGAACACGATATGAGCGGTCTTGAATTAATTACTTCGTCAAAAGATTCGCGCAGGTATTTTGTCTCATTGGTTCAACCAGGTTCACCTGCTGATCAGGCCGGTTTACAAAAGGATGATGAAATTATTTCCATCAATTTAAGACCTGTTTCAGAAATGCCAGTTTCTGAAGTTGATAATTTACTCCGTTCAAAAGACAACCGAGGCTTGTTAATTCAATTCCACAGAAAAAACACGACAGGCTCTAATTATGTAGTACTTACACTTAAACGTAGGGTGTAA